One Gossypium raimondii isolate GPD5lz chromosome 3, ASM2569854v1, whole genome shotgun sequence genomic window carries:
- the LOC105796048 gene encoding endochitinase-like: protein MRAPALSFCSNVFPGSTPQCEKQPGSGTAIFPRAQWGCRGSNSYQRHKKISFRSNCNKGDAGCGCGGGSDGGGGLSSIVTREVFEEMLPYRNDPRCPAAGFYTYDALMEAAKAYPAFAATGDDATRKREVAAFFGQTSHETSGGVGWNAPGGPYVWGYCFTKQINPPSDYLDKTCKEYPCVPGQKYYGRGPIQLTWNYNYGQFGATIGMEKELLENPDLIVSDATLCFQSALWFWMTPQGLKPSCHDVITGAWTPSARDVAAGRFPGYGVITNIVNGGLCGRGWNAAGEDLIGFYKRYCDMFGVSYGDCIDCYNQKKFSQH, encoded by the exons atgagaGCTCCAGCCTTATCATTTTGCTCTAATGTATTCCCAGGCTCAACTCCGCAGTGTGAAAAGCAACCTGGCAGTGGCACTGCCATTTTTCCAAGAGCCCAATGGGGTTGCCGTGGCTCCAATAGTTATCAGCGCCACAAAAAAATTAGTTTCCGAAGCAACTGCAACAAAGGCGACGCCGGTTGTGGTTGCGGCGGCGGAAGCGACGGTGGAGGTGGACTGAGCAGCATTGTAACAAGAGAAGTGTTTGAAGAGATGCTTCCGTATAGAAACGATCCTCGTTGCCCTGCCGCTGGGTTCTACACCTATGATGCTTTAATGGAAGCTGCAAAGGCTTATCCTGCTTTTGCTGCAACCGGCGATGATGCTACTCGCAAGAGGGAAGTTGCTGCTTTCTTCGGCCAAACTTCACATGAAACTTCTG gAGGAGTAGGGTGGAATGCACCCGGTGGTCCGTATGTATGGGGATACTGCTTTACTAAGCAAATAAACCCTCCTTCAGATTATTTGGACAAGACATGCAAAGAGTACCCATGTGTTCCTGGTCAGAAATATTATGGTCGGGGCCCCATACAACTTACTTG gAACTACAACTATGGTCAATTTGGAGCAACCATTGGGATGGAAAAGGAGTTGTTAGAAAACCCAGACCTGATAGTAAGCGATGCCACATTGTGTTTCCAATCTGCATTATGGTTCTGGATGACTCCGCAAGGGTTAAAGCCTTCTTGCCACGATGTGATCACTGGAGCGTGGACGCCTTCAGCTAGGGACGTGGCGGCGGGTAGGTTTCCAGGGTATGGAGTGATCACAAATATCGTCAATGGCGGTTTATGCGGTCGGGGTTGGAACGCAGCGGGAGAGGACCTCATTGGGTTTTATAAAAGGTATTGTGACATGTTCGGAGTTAGTTACGGTGACTGTATTGACTGCTACAACCAGAAAAAATTCAGCCAGCATTAA